From Scylla paramamosain isolate STU-SP2022 chromosome 16, ASM3559412v1, whole genome shotgun sequence, one genomic window encodes:
- the LOC135108203 gene encoding uncharacterized protein LOC135108203, producing the protein MAARRVEMFLLSRSVHDLYTLTKEELCSVAERFQVELKSKKKEEMQAELKNALVERSWFENDGGESEDNDGESVEEGAGVSEINLDSLGGTDGLSSSEKFELMKLQMQLQMQREQKQQEMELKRELQIEQMQKGVELQQIQMQKEIEIEKIRAESKNKVNETRAGNGAQGNGDLEKRAISMPNFVEGEEENFFFQFEKAAKMMGWDENDWAIIVQSKFEGRARAVYVNLSEQEARDYEVVKEAVLGSTLLCPDVYRERFRRTTKRPGDTYLGMAREVILKLDRWLKAEEATTLEEVKGVIQMEQFMSQMPLSVRCELASHDVKDVMEAGRRADKYIRT; encoded by the coding sequence ATGGCCGCTAGACGTGTTGAGATGTTCCTTCTGTCGAGAAGTGTGCATGATCTGTACACACTAACCAAGGAGGAATTATGTTCAGTGGCTGAGAGGTTTCAAGTGgagttgaaatccaagaaaaaggaggaaatgcaggcggagttgaaaaatgctcttgtggagaggagctggtttgaaaatgatggtggtgaaagtgaggataatgatggGGAGAGTGTAGAGGAAGGTGCTGGGGTCAGTGAGATAAACCTGGATTCTCTTGGTGGAACAGATGGcctttctagtagtgaaaaatttgagTTAATGAAACTTCAGATGCAACTGCAGATGCAGAGGGAACAGAAACAGCAAGAGATGGAGTTAAAGAGGGAATTGCAAATTGAGCAAATGCAGAAAGGGGTGGAGTTGCAACAGATACAGATGCAAAAAGAGATTGAGATAGAAAAAATTAgagcagaaagtaaaaataaagtaaatgagacCAGGGCAGGAAATGGTGCTCAAGGCAACGGGGATTTAGAGAAAAGGGCCATCAGTATGCCTAActttgtggaaggggaggaagaaaactttttttttcaatttgaaaAAGCTGCAAAGatgatgggatgggatgaaaaTGATTGGGCAATAATAGTCCAGTCTAAATTTGAGGGAAGGGCCCGAGCGGTATATGTGAATTTGAGTGAGCAAGAGGCGCGTGATTATGAAGTGGTAAAGGAAGCGGTGTTGGGATCAACCCTTCTATGTCCGGATGTGTACCGGGAAAGGTTCCGCAGGACGACAAAACGCCCAGGTGATACTTATCTCGGGATGGCTCGAGAGGTTATCCTTAAACTGGACCGGTGGCTGAAGGCCGAAGAAGCCACTACGCTTGAAGAGGTAAAAGGAGTTATACAGATGGAACAATTTATGAGCCAAATGCCCCTCAGTGTAAGATGTGAGCTCGCATCACACGACGTGAAAGACGTGATGGAAGCCGGACGCAGAGCTGAcaagtacataagaacataa
- the LOC135108202 gene encoding uncharacterized protein LOC135108202, which yields MPPPADHNMRSTPYGSRPRSTTYYQKGSGDEGAVKCLGCGSSGHRKFQCPKGRPKPVGAVAAQRDLIKYVENMNAEIQEEPPKDKGFEHFTSKGTVKVEGSPEKVIRILRDTGANQSLILSSVLPWNEETSTGREVSCKGAGGKFSIPLHKVWLDCGYVTGEVTVGVKEALPVDGVDMLVGNDLAGGRVIPKLQMVDNPLIGMTETTTPAAVPHSTDGEAEVPELFPICAVTRAMVRKERMDTEGATQEDEGLGVLFEEPDEKGTNPECASGGPVVGQVGPNLDFLVEKNELIKAQESDESLKSAWNEANRLGELDNEYVGYYVNNRVLMRSWRPLTAPTSDHWMVKRQIVVPWVYRKKILEMAHEGNLAGHLGVRKTLGKILCHFYWPRVRGDVKEFSKTCGLCEKVGKPNQVIRPAPLHPIPVVEEPFSKVVIDCVGPLLRTRKGNQYLLTIMCMSSRFPEVIPLRSINSKNIVREMVKFFSWVGIPKVLQSDQGSNFTSRAFKEILRGLKIEQRLSSAYHPQSQGCVERFHQTLKNTLRMYCEEMSVQWDEALPLALFALRDSVQESTGFSPFELVYGHEVNGPLRMVKEKWLGVEEPHTVVKYVSDFKDRLMRAREIARENLKNSQSEMKGWYDKKAKARSFQPGDKVLVLFPLQGDPFKARFSGPWEIERKMSDVNYIVKTPGRKKRNQLCHVNMLKPFHERDRENGGEVVEGERTVSVVNVTTEAEEKWSEVKLSRCEEMVLENSAVLGNLNDKLWHMELEEKERIREIIERFSSLFPDSPRKTNVVVHDVDVGEAEPIKQHPYRVNPQKREIMRKEVEYMLEHDLIEPSESP from the coding sequence aTGCCCCCGCCAGCCGACCACAATATGAGGTCTACGCCCTATGGGAGTAGGCCCAGGAGCACTACCTATTACCAGAAGGGTAGTGGGGATGAAGGTGCAGTTAAGTGCCTTGGATGTGGAAGTAGCGGGCATAGGAAGTTCCAGTGTCCGAAGGGACGGCCGAAGCCAGTGGGAGCAGTTGCCGCCCAAAGAGACCTGATAAAATATGTGGAGAATATGAAtgcagagatacaagaggagccGCCGAAAGATAAGGGCTTTGAGCACTTCACCAGTAAGGGCAcagtgaaagtggagggaagtccaGAGAAGGTGATCAGAATCCTTCGGGATACGGGAGCTAACCAGAGTCTGATCTTAAGTAGTGTACTCCCATGGAATGAGGAGACCAGCACTGGCAGAGAGGTCTCATGCAAGGGTGCAGGAGGCAAGTTCAGTATTCCCCTGCACAAAGTTTGGCTGGACTGTGGATACGTCACtggagaggtgacggtgggagtgaaggaggcactgcCCGTAGATGGAGTGGATATGCTGGTTGGGAACGACCTGGCTGGAGGTCGAGTTATCCCTAAACTTCAGATGGTAGACAACCCTCTGATAGGGATGACGGAAACCACCACTCCAGCAGCAGTCCCTCACTCAACAGATGGGGAAGCAGAGGTGCCTGAATTGTTCCCAATCTGCGCAGTGACCCGAGCGATGGTCCGGAAGGAACGCATGGACACCGAGGGAGCAACGCAGGAGGACGAAGGCCTGGGCGTTCTGTTTGAGGaacctgatgaaaaaggaaCTAACCCGGAGTGCGCGAGTGGTGGACCGGTTGTAGGTCAGGTGGGGCCCAACCTTGATTTTCTGGTAGAAAAGAACGAGTTGATAAAAGCTCAGGAGAGTGATGAAAGCTTGAAGTCTGCTTGGAATGAGGCTAACAGGCTGGGTGAGCTTGACAATGAGTACGTGGGCTACTACGTGAATAACAGGGTGTTAATGAGAAGTTGGAGGCCCCTGACAGCCCCAACCTCCGATCACTGGATGGTGAAAAGGCAGATTGTGGTGCCATGggtgtataggaagaaaattttggagatggcacacgaaggtaatctggcaggacacctgggggtcagaaaaaccctaggaaagatcctgtgtcatttttactggcccagagtgagaggtgatgtgaaaGAGTTTTCTAAAACTTGTGGTTTGTGTGAGAAGGTGGGCAAGCCGAACCAGGTGATTCGCCCTGCCCCCCTTCATCCTATACCTGTGGTCGAGGAACCATTCAGTAAGGTGGTGATAGACTGCGTAGGTCCTTTACTAAGGACCCGGAAGGGGAACCAGTACTTGCTGACTATTATGTGTATGTCATCCAGGTTTCCTGAGGTCATTCCCCTCAGGAGTATAAACTCTAAAAACATTGTGAGGGAAATGGTGAAATTTTTCTCCTGGGTGGGAATTCCTAAGGTGTTGCAGTCAGACCAGGgaagtaatttcacttctcGTGCGTTCAAGGAAATCCTAAGGGGTCTAAAGATTGAACAGAGACTGTCGAGTGCTTATCACCCTCAGTCTCAGGGTTGTGTAGAAAGATTTCACCaaactcttaaaaacactctcaggatgtactgtgaggagatgagtgttcAGTGGGATGAGGCATTGCCACTAGCCTTATTCGCGTTAAGGGACAGTGTGCAGGAGTCAACTGGTTTCAGCCCATTTGAATTAGTGTATGGCCATGAGGTGAACGGTCCTTtaaggatggtgaaagaaaaatggttaggaGTAGAGGAGCCTCATACTGTGGTGAAATATGTATCTGATTTCAAGGACAGATTGATGAGAGCTAGGGAAATTGCTCgggaaaatctgaaaaatagtcagagtgaaatgaaaggctGGTATGACAAGAAGGCGAAGGCCAGATCTTTCCAGCCTGGGGACAAGGTATTGGTTCTTTTCCCATTGCAGGGTGATCCTTTCAAAGCCAGGTTCAGCGGGCCTtgggagattgagagaaaaatgagtgatgtaaattacattgtaaaaactccagggaggaagaaaaggaaccaGTTGTGTCATGTAAACATGTTGAAGCCATTTCatgaaagggacagagaaaatggaggcgaggtagtagaaggagaaagaactgtgagtgttgtaaatgtaaccactgaggcggaagagaagtggTCTGAAGTGAAATTGAGCAGGTGTGAAGAGATGGTGCTAGAGAACTCAGCTGTGTTAGGGAATTTAAATGATAAACTGTGGCACATGGagctagaggagaaggagaggattaGAGAGATAATTGAAAGGTTCAGTTCTTTGTTCCCTGATTCACCTAGAAAAACTAATGTGGTGGTGCACGATGTGGATGTTGGGGAGGCTGAACCCATCAAACAGCATCCCTACAGAGTTAACCCGCAGAAAAGAGAGATcatgagaaaagaagtagagtaTATGCTGGAACACGACTTGATTGAGCCCAGTGAGAGCCCATAG